In the Microcoleus sp. FACHB-831 genome, GGCGAAACCATCTGTCCGTAGAGATGTACTGGCAATATTGCCTTAGTTTTTGACGTTACCGCTTTTGCTGCTGCTACTAAGTCAATTAAGGCTGTTTGGGGGTCGCAATCGACTAAAATTGGCAGTGCGCCTGCGTTTAAAACGCCTATTAGCGTAGCTACAAAGGTATTAGCGGGTAGAATTACTTCATCGCCGACACCAATATTACAAGCCTGTAAACCGAGAGCGATCGCATCCGTTCCCGACGCTACCCCAACCCCGTATTTTACACCGCAGGCATGGGCGAAAGATGCCTCGAATTCAGCTAGAGCCTTCCCTAAAACAAAATCTCCTCTATCTACTACAGACTGAATTGCCTGTTCTATGGACTGCTGAATCGGTTGGTGTTGCAGCGAGAGGTCAACAAACGGAACCTTTACGGGGACATCATTAGTCATAGGTGGATCAACAATAGCGGTTAGATGTTTTTAGCAAAAGCATCCATCTAATATATTTATGGCGGATATTGACAGCGTTGAACGCGCAAAATTATCAAGACTTTGTAAAGTTTTTCTCTATATTCGCTCGCTTTTAGATATTAAATTGGCATTTTCCTATGCTGAAAGCCGGAAATGGAAATATGAGAGCGATCGCATATTTGCTGACTTGCTATCTAATATTACAATTATTTCTTCGCCATGACCTAAAAACTGTAGCTTAAAAAATGATTAGCCGCAGGGGTCTTATTTTCTTCTATTCAAGCTAGTCTTTAAAAATAGAAAGGGGCTAAACAGACTTCCCAGAAAAAATTCCATCTCGAAAGCAGCAATTAGATCGGTTTTAAGTTGCTGTCGGTACTTGATGAAGTGGAATGCGACCCGGCGCAGATTCCCTAATATTGTTCTGAGAATAATAATTGGTTTCTGCGAATTTTTTACATCCACCATTCGCAGCGAACACGTAGCCAAACCACAGCCTCTCGCGAGAGTAAGTAAGTAACCTCGTTCTAGTCGCCATTGGGGAATTTGATGATAGGTATGCATCGCCGGGTTATACCAAATTTCCCAGCCTGCTTTATGGATGTAAAGTAATGGTTCGTAATCATCTCCCTGCACCATTACTCCAGGCAATTTCCCAGTAAGAAAAGGACGGCTGGGGACGCTTTCCAACCAAGCTTGTTTGCGAACAACTAAAGCAGCAGCAGGGGGAAGTCTTAAGCTATCTGCATCAAATAAATGAGGTTTATCTCCATGTTCTCTAATCGCTAGAAATTGTTTTATTTTATCAAAATTTTCTGGTGGTTCCCCTTCAAAAGCGCCGTGAATTTGACCGCTGTAGGCTCCTGCTTTTGGATGTTCTTTCCCAAAGATATAAGCCGCAGCAAGCCAATTAGTATCGGGCAGATTATCATCATCAAGAAAAAAGATTAATTCTCCTCTGGCTTCCCTTACAGCCCGTTGTCGTGCAAAGGCGGCTCCTTGTTCTGCTTCAAAATAATACTTTAAGGGATATGAATATTGCCAGTTATTGATCTCACTTTCAACAATTTTTGCTGTAGCGTCTTTACTGTTATTATCAACAATGATAATTTCCCAATTAAGGTGTTTTATATTAGATTGTTGTAGTAATTTTTCTAAGAGCTTTGGCAACCGAGTTGCACCGTTATAAGTTGGTATAGC is a window encoding:
- the hpsE gene encoding hormogonium polysaccharide biosynthesis glycosyltransferase HpsE, translated to MSLDFTVAIPTYNGATRLPKLLEKLLQQSNIKHLNWEIIIVDNNSKDATAKIVESEINNWQYSYPLKYYFEAEQGAAFARQRAVREARGELIFFLDDDNLPDTNWLAAAYIFGKEHPKAGAYSGQIHGAFEGEPPENFDKIKQFLAIREHGDKPHLFDADSLRLPPAAALVVRKQAWLESVPSRPFLTGKLPGVMVQGDDYEPLLYIHKAGWEIWYNPAMHTYHQIPQWRLERGYLLTLARGCGLATCSLRMVDVKNSQKPIIILRTILGNLRRVAFHFIKYRQQLKTDLIAAFEMEFFLGSLFSPFLFLKTSLNRRK